AATAAAAGTAAAgcaacatatataaatatacatagtaAATGagtaaacataaacaaagaTGCAGTCACATTTAATGCTGGAACTGCAGTTGAAAATACAACAAcgtataatatgaaatatataacaTGCTCCACACCTATGAAATACTAAGGAAAGTTGAGTTGTTTTGCAATAATTAATACCATTAATACCATACTAATAATGTATTATGTCTGCAGAAGATCTTAAGCTGTGCTTCCACGTTCCCTTACCTTGCTTGAGGCACTTTTGCACTTGAAGCTTAAAGTTGAATGTTTCAATCCATGGATGTTCTCACTTCAGACTCCTCTTACTGGTACAGTTCAAGATTTGTGTGAAATAACTTTCAAAACCTTTAAAATTACactagttaaaaaaaagtcgtCACATTTTCaacccaaaaaatatataaaagcaaTTAATCCTTCAGATGACCAGACAGGTTAAAAAGACaagataaaaattcaaaaatacacCACCATTAGTCCAGTCTTGAGCCTTTTAAAGTCCATTTAAACTTCACGCCAGTTTAATTCCGCATTTTCCTGAACTCCGACTTGGTCAGAGTATCTGAAACCATAAGTGAAGCCCTAAAAATAcgatttatgattttttttaaatatcacaaCACGGCGCACCTTGCCTGGAAATAGCCCGACTCTTGAACGTAGAAACCACACGCAGCACATTTGGTCAATGCTTGATGTTGATACTTGGAGTGCCTTCTTCATTAGCATGCATCCCTCCTCCCGCTCCCACTTCAGTCATAGGAATTATTTATACTACTTCCGATTTGAAACTTCAAAATATTCCTCTGCCCGTaatcatatactatatattggcGGTGTTTGCTGCGATACATTGGATTGATTTACATATTTTACCATGTAATATTAAGGCCGTAAGGTAAATAGTATATACGTATGTTTAGGAGGCACATTATACCTAGATTACAATGCTTTTATGTCAAAGGGATGAAAATACTTCCGTTCCCTGGCTGACATTCAAAGTGAGCTTGGTGAGGCACTGTTTGGGCGCCTCAGACAAAAGCGCCGTTTGGTGGGAAAGACTCACTCAATGCAAGAAAGTAACAAAGTGGCCAACAAAGGCTTGAGTTCGTGTGTTATTTTTCGAATCTACTtgtcatacacatacacaccctGCCTATAAACAGCTAACTCGCTCTTAAGACGAACATCGTTATTATTGGATAAAGTCAAAAGTAGCGTGAAGATTTGACAGTGAAGCCAAGTTAAAACTTAAACTGTGTAGTGAGACAATGATTTCCATGACTGACATGAACTAATTTTACGAAATGTCTGCCTTACAAGCATCCACATCAATTAAATATTAGTTTAAAGTTTGAACAGTCTTAAATATTCACACCCTGTAATTATTGATGTTTCCATCGTTTACTACTATATTAGATAGAACTTAACAGATTTCAATGAGAAATATACGTCATTTTTCTAGCCCTTTCCTCTTTTCATCTCTGTATGACTTAAAGATTAAGTTGAGTGGGGTCAAATTACTGTACTTTTACTTTGACATGTTGCTGTCCGCGCAAAAAAATACAAGTGTAGTACTCCGTCTGACCACTAAGGGGCGGTAACTCCGTTGGACAAAGGCTCCACAATCTTCTGCCTTCAAAGTTACAGGGACGAAATTAATTGTTGAAGTAATACAAAAGGTAGTCCACACAAGGTATATTAATAAAGAATAATCTGTAATTGTcttacgaccagtccagagtataTTTTCCCCCCTGGGCTCACCAGTGACCCTAATGAGAACAagcagtgtagaaaatggatggagggatggattaATAAAGACTCATACATGTGACATTGGAGCTGTCTCAATTTACTAGGTactaacacaaatacacaaatcagGCAATAtctatttttctttcatatcaGCAAGGGTACATGAGTACTgtgataaaaatgtaaagacaATCATTATAATAATCCCAATATTGAAATTGCATCCTTCTAAAATGGATTTATGACAGAAAACCGAGGATTTAATCATGCTTCAAGATGCCTTTGAAGAAAGCATTATGCATTTTAGTCATCAAAGTTTGGGATATCATCATAAGAGTATCCTGGATATCCTTTCGATGCATAGTAAGCTATTCGCAGGTGGTAAATTCCAGGAAGAAACACAAGGATCCCTATGATCAGAACGGGAATGGTACGATCAGAGTGCTGAAAGACAGaggaaaatatttcaagaagacATTAATGcaacaatatacaatacaacaTCTGTGCTATCATCATCGTGTGACAATTCCTTTACTCACAGTGACTCCAAAGTATCCAGCCAACAGAAGAGAGCCAATGACGATTAACAGAGAGCCGATTAAGAACAGGACTGTGGCGAGTGCGATGGCTTTGTATGGGACTTTGGGTGGGCTTCTTTTGAACTGGAAACAAGTAGAACATTGAATGAAAAGACATTGTGGTCCGTGTAACGTTTTCCACTCACACTCAAATGGTGGTCTCAGAACATCCTGATAATTGGATTAGTTCAAATATGCTTGTTAATTTGAAATGTAGTGTGTCTAAAtcaataaacaaacacataacaacatacaaatatatgtgTTCCACTTATATGAATGTACATTTGTCAAGGGATCAATTAATAGTCTAGAAGGAGTCCAAATTTTCATATtgcaacaaaatgtaaaaagtgttGAGGGCACACACACTGAGGTACACATTCGAAATATGCCCCATTAAATAGTGTATGTTACTTTACATGGAATACTACAAGAAACTCGGTGCCTGCAAACTAGAGATACCTCTGTGACAGTGTCAAAAACCGCATTtgtaaaattttaatatttgattaGATTGTCGTGTCAAAGATATAATGCAGTTGTCAAACGAGCCGCTAGATGGAGGAAATGATTTTAAAATAGCAGCTGGGATTTTCCTGACTTACTTGAAAAACCAAAGGCGGAGGAAATTGCTTGTAAACTGTACAACCAGACCAATGATCAGTATTCAGTtattatctttatctttataatataatataatggtaCCTAAAATCAAACAAATAGCAGTTCTTTTGAGCACGAAAAGCGTAAATTCAAACTAACTTGACAGCACGAAAAACAGGATTTGACCGTGTATACACTCGTAGTGCAATGATAAGTATaagcaaataaaaacacttttgtaaTCCTCTCACCTGTAAATCAATATATCCGTCGTCATGAGCCGACAACCTGGAGTACTTCACTTTACTAGCAGGAATCCCGTTGGACGCGAAGCTACGACCTGGCATCTTTTGTGAAGAGCTTTGTTGACAGCTTATTTAAATGGAGTTAGTTATAAGAACATTGACAACATCATTCGGAGAAGTCACCAGctgtaattaaaaacaaaacacatgggTAAACACGTACGGATGTTATTACCGCGTTCTGCTTCGTTTTAGCTACACAGCGCTTCCGTGTTTTCAGCACGCATGCGCAGACTGTTAATTACTgtctgttactgttactgttactgtctTAAACTATTTTAAGATGTTTTTGTTACAAGCATTACGATGTT
This DNA window, taken from Doryrhamphus excisus isolate RoL2022-K1 chromosome 4, RoL_Dexc_1.0, whole genome shotgun sequence, encodes the following:
- the tmem230b gene encoding transmembrane protein 230b, with the protein product MPGRSFASNGIPASKVKYSRLSAHDDGYIDLQFKRSPPKVPYKAIALATVLFLIGSLLIVIGSLLLAGYFGVTHSDRTIPVLIIGILVFLPGIYHLRIAYYASKGYPGYSYDDIPNFDD